The following are encoded together in the Vigna angularis cultivar LongXiaoDou No.4 chromosome 9, ASM1680809v1, whole genome shotgun sequence genome:
- the LOC108322218 gene encoding uncharacterized protein LOC108322218 gives MEFKVFLQDLLDRNLMQVCRKVREEEVFAQIGGESDVTLPEPLVIHFTRTTPALVTEGNPSVVIRVPTPFPYKNEKVVPWRYGATTLDEGEYANPTVENISGIGGMTRSGRIFTSPELARERTNDREATMAAKAKEFLRGKNVEADESPDKEEKREISEEEVGEFLNFIQQSEYKVVEQLNRMPARISLLELLMHSASHRKLLMKILSEAHVEQGISLNKFEGIVGNIVANNYLTFTDEEIPVEGRGHNKALHVSVKCLDHVIARVLVDNGSSLNVMPKATLEKLPSDGTHMKPSSMIVRAFDGSKREVMGEVELPVQVGPCVFQVTFQVMDILPAYSCLLGRPWIHSTGVVPSTLHQKLKYVMGDKLVIVAGEEDFLVSGPSSSRYIEAAEEALETAFQSLEIVGNTYVEPFAGRAFPLEVVENKNRYGLGYKPTKEDRRRLIKERRERSLARVERREPKVGRIRICDFKESFRSAGWVNAGHIATVGDEDGSEGSSFVWACSPDAQLDNWKMLDLPVMLNLNEIYDNECFESNYVDIPDFGRPVNNTEDDCDDDPEPPPELLRLVEQEYKEIKPHQEDVEVLNLGNEDEVKEVKIGTAMEAEVKEKLRVLLREFRDVYCATQAPTQAGMPTGKAKAKKNEPEMSSKIKEEVQKQFDAGFLVVARYPEWVANIVPVPKKDGKVRMCVDYRDLNRASPKDNFPLPHIDTLVDNTAKYSLFSFMDGFSGYNQIKMAPEDMEKTTFITLWGTFCYKVMSFGLKNAGATYQRAMVALFHDMMHKEIEVYVDDMIVKSESEEEHVLNLRKLFERLRKYKLRLNPAKCTFGVKSGKLLGFIVSQRGIEVDPDKVRAIMEMPAPKTEKEVRGFLGRLNYIARFISQLTATCEPLFKLLRKNQAVVWNEDCQAAFERVKQYLQDPPVLRPPEPGRPLILYLTVLDKSMGCVLGQHDEDGKREHAIYYLSKKFTNYEQRYSSLERTCCALAWAAHRLMQYMLSQSTWLISKMDPIKYIFEKPTLTRRIARWQMLLSEYDIVYVTQKSVKGSALAEYLAHQPLCDYQPMQSEFPDEDIMALFEENKEDRNEKAWTVLFDGASNVMGHGIGAVVISPERQYIPMTARLCFSCTNNIAEYEACAMGIRVAIESKAKILDVYGDSALVIHQLKGEWETRDTKLIPYQAYIRRLMEYFDSITFNHIPREDNQLADSLATLSSMFEVDQDAELPRIKMKSHAEPVYCHFIEEELDGKPWYFDIKRYLKTREYPEDASENDKRALRRLAGSFILSGDVLYKRSARRCEKCQIYADNINVPPNALNVLSAPWPFSMWGIDVIGAIEPKASNGHRFILVAIDYFTKWVEAASYANVTRKVVVRFIRKELICRYGLPSKIITDNATNLNNQMMAELCEEFKIHHHNSSPYRPKLNGAVEAANKNIKKIVQKMVVTYKDWHEMLPFALHGYRTSVRTSTGATPFSLVYGMEAVLPVEVKIPSLRVLMETKLEEAEWVQTRFDQLNLIKEKRVIALCHGQLYQRRMKKAFDKRVHPREFHEGELVLKRILPVQKDHRGKWTPNYEGPFVVKKAFSGGALILTRMDGEELPLPVNSDVVKKFYV, from the exons ATGGAATTCAAGGTTTTTCTACAAGACTTACTTGATAGAAATCTGATGCAAGTGTGCCGCAAGGTCAGAGAGGAAGAAGTATTTGCGCAAATTGGTGGAGAATCTGATGTGACTCTACCTGAACCTTTGGTGATCCATTTTACTAGGACCACACCTGCACTGGTAACCGAAGGAAATCCATCTGTTGTCATCCGAGTGCCAACTCCTTTCCCTTATAAGAACGAGAAAGTCGTCCCATGGAGATATGGGGCAACTACATTAGATGAGGGAGAATATGCGAATCCGACTGTAGAAAACATATCAGGCATTGGTGGAATGACCAGAAGTGGTCGAATATTTACATCACCAGAATTGGCGAGAGAAAGAACCAATGATAGGGAAGCAACAATGGCTGCAAAAGCAAAGGAGTTCTTGAGGGGGAAGAACGTGGAGGCCGATGAGAGCCCCGACAAAGAGGAGAAGAGGGAAATATCTGAAGAAGAAGTTGGTGAATTCCTAAATTTCATACAACAGAGTGAGTACAAAGTGGTGGAACAGTTGAACCGCATGCCTGCCCGGATCTCCTTGCTAGAATTACTCATGCACTCTGCTTCCCACCGAAAGTTGTTGATGAAGATACTCAGTGAGGCTCATGTGGAGCAAGGTATTTCTCTGAACAAGTTCGAGGGCATTGTTGGCAACATCGTTGCTAATAATTACCTCACCTTCACTGATGAAGAGATACCTGTTGAGGGGAGAGGTCATAACAAAGCTCTTCATGTCTCTGTGAAATGCCTGGATCATGTGATAGCACGTGTCTTAGTGGATAATGGATCCTCCCTAAATGTCATGCCAAAAGCAACCTTGGAGAAGCTACCCAGTGACGGAACGCATATGAAGCCAAGTTCTATGATTGTGAGAGCCTTTGATGGTAGTAAGAGGGAAGTGATGGGAGAGGTAGAACTACCAGTCCAAGTCGGTCCGTGTGTCTTTCAAGTTACATTCCAAGTCATGGACATCCTCCCGGCCTATAGTTGTTTGTTGGGTCGCCCATGGATCCATTCTACAGGGGTTGTGCCTTCTACACTACATCAAAAGTTGAAGTATGTTATGGGAGACAAGCTAGTGATAGTGGCAGGAGAGGAGGATTTCTTGGTGAGCGGACCATCATCCTCCCGTTATATTGAAGCAGCCGAGGAAGCTCTCGAGACAGCTTTCCAATCTCTGGAGATTGTGGGAAACACCTATGTGGAGCCATTCGCG GGGCGAGCATTCCCTCTGGAGGTCGTCGAGAACAAGAATAGGTATGGCCTGGGATACAAGCCCACCAAGGAGGATAGGAGAAGActgataaaagaaagaagagaacgCAGTCTGGCTCGGGTGGAAAGACGGGAGCCCAAAGTGGGAAGAATTCGTATCTGTGACTTCAAGGAGAGCTTTCGCAGCGCTGGTTGGGTTAACGCTGGCCACATAGCAACTGTGGGAGATGAAGATGGATCGGAAGGCTCTAGTTTCGTGTGGGCCTGCTCTCCGGATGCACAACTCGACAATTGGAAGATGCTGGATTTGCCCGTGATGCTTAATTTGAATGAGAT ATATGACAATGAATGTTTTGAAAGTAATTATGTCGATATTCCTGATTTTGGGCGCCCTGTCAATAATACGGAAGATGATTGTGATGATGACCCGGAACCCCCTCCTGAACTATTAAGACTAGTGGAACAAGAGTATAAGGAGATAAAACCTCACCAGGAAGATGTTGAAGTACTCAATTTAGGGAATGAGGATGAGGTAAAGGAGGTGAAGATCGGTACAGCCATGGAAGCGgaagtgaaagaaaaattgCGTGTCTTATTGAGGGAGTTCAGGGATGT ATATTGTGCAACACAAGCTCCCACTCAAGCCGGAATGCCCACCGGTAAAGCAAAAGCTAAGAAGAATGAACCAGAAATGTCCTCGAAGATCAAGGAGGAGGTACAGAAGCAATTCGATGCAGGGTTTCTAGTTGTGGCGAGATACCCAGAATGGGTAGCAAACATTGTACCGGTGCCTAAGAAGGATGGTAAAGTTCGGATGTGTGTCGATTATCGAGATTTGAATCGCGCAAGCCCAAAGGATAATTTCCCATTACCACACATCGACACCTTAGTTGATAATACAGCCAAGTATTCACTGTTTTCGTTCATGGATGGTTTTTCGGGGTATAACCAGATCAAGATGGCCCCAGAAGATATGGAAAAGACAACTTTTATTACATTGTGGGGCACATTTTGTTATAAGGTGATGTCTTTTGGACTCAAGAATGCTGGGGCAACATATCAAAGGGCGATGGTGGCACTTTTCCATGATATGATGCACAAGGAGATTGAAGTTTATGTGGACGACATGATCGTGAAGTCCGAATCAGAAGAAGAACACGTCCTCAACTTGAGAAAATTATTCGAGAGATTGAGGAAGTATAAGCTTAGGCTGAATCCCGCCAAGTGTACATTTGGAGTGAAATCCGGGAAATTGTTGGGCTTTATTGTCAGCCAGAGAGGGATAGAGGTGGATCCAGACAAAGTGCGAGCGATAATGGAAATGCCTGCGcctaaaacagaaaaagaagTTCGAGGGTTTTTGGGTAGATTGAATTACATTGCTAGATTCATCTCCCAATTAACTGCTACTTGTGAACCATTGTTCAAGTTGTTACGAAAGAATCAGGCTGTGGTGTGGAATGAGGATTGTCAGGCCGCTTTTGAGAGAGTCAAACAATACTTACAGGACCCTCCTGTATTACGTCCACCAGAACCAGGAAGGCCACTCATTTTGTATTTGACTGTATTGGACAAGTCCATGGGTTGTGTATTGGGTCAGCATGATGAGGATGGCAAAAGAGAGCACGCTATATATTACTTGAGCAAGAAGTTCACAAACTACGAACAACGATATTCATCGTTAGAGCGGACTTGCTGCGCATTGGCATGGGCCGCTCATCGTTTAATGCAATACATGTTGAGTCAGTCCACATGGTTGATATCCAAGATGGATCCTATCaagtatatttttgaaaagccTACTCTTACTAGAAGGATAGCTCGATGGCAGATGCTATTGTCAGAATACGACATCGTATATGTCACTCAGAAATCCGTCAAGGGTAGCGCATTAGCAGAGTACCTGGCTCATCAACCCCTTTGCGATTATCAACCAATGCAATCTGAATTTCCCGATGAGGATATCATGGCTTTATTCGAAGAGAACAAAGAAGACCGAAACGAAAAAGCATGGACAGTGTTATTCGACGGAGCCTCGAATGTGATGGGACATGGAATAGGGGCAGTGGTTATCTCCCCAGAGCGTCAGTATATACCAATGACGGCAAGGTTGTGTTTTAGCTGCACAAATAACATCGCTGAGTATGAAGCCTGTGCCATGGGTATTCGAGTAGCAATTGAGTCTAAGGCAAAAATTCTGGATGTGTATGGAGATTCAGCTTTGGTCATCCATCAATTGAAAGGAGAATGGGAAACTAGGGATACAAAATTAATTCCCTACCAAGCTTACATCAGGAGATTAATGGAGTATTTCGATTCCATCACATTTAACCATATACCGCGAGAAGATAATCAATTAGCAGACTCACTGGCTACCTTGTCGTCAATGTTTGAGGTTGATCAAGATGCAGAATTACcaagaatcaaaatgaaaagCCATGCAGAGCCAGTATATTGCCACTTCATCGAGGAGGAGTTAGACGGTAAACCTTGGTACTTTGATATCAAGCGTTATCTTAAAACCCGAGAATACCCGGAGGATGCGTCTGAAAACGATAAAAGAGCACTGAGAAGGTTGGCCGGCAGTTTCATCTTAAGTGGGGATGTTTTATACAAGAGAAGTGCACGAAG GTGTGAGAAATGTCAGATATATGCAGATAATATCAATGTGCCACCCAATGCTCTGAACGTGTTGTCTGCACCATGGCCATTTTCGATGTGGGGAATAGATGTCATCGGAGCTATAGAACCAAAAGCGTCGAATGGACATCGCTTCATACTAGTCGCGATCGACTATTTCACCAAATGGGTTGAGGCTGCTTCGTATGCCAACGTGACTAGAAAGGTTGTGGTTAGATTCATAAGGAAGGAGTTGATCTGTAGGTATGGGCTACCTAGCAAGATCATCACTGATAACGCTACCAACCTGAACAATCAGATGATGGCAGAGTTATGTGAGGAATTCAAAATTCACCACCATAATTCCTCTCCTTATCGTCCAAAGTTGAATGGGGCAGTAGAGGCTGCTAACAAGAACATCAAGAAGATTGTGCAGAAGATGGTGGTCACCTACAAGGATTGGCACGAAATGCTTCCTTTCGCTTTGCACGGATACCGCACATCAGTACGAACATCAACTGGGGCCACGCCATTCTCGCTAGTGTATGGGATGGAAGCGGTACTTCCAGTTGAGGTCAAAATTCCCTCCTTACGCGTGTTAATGGAAACTAAGTTAGAGGAAGCTGAGTGGGTTCAAACCCGATTCGACCAACTCAACCTTATCAAAGAAAAAAGGGTAATAGCACTGTGTCATGGACAACTGTATCAAAGGAGAATGAAAAAGGCGTTTGACAAGAGGGTGCACCCAAGAGAGTTTCATGAAGGCGAACTGGTGTTGAAGAGGATTTTGCCCGTCCAAAAAGATCATAGAGGCAAGTGGACCCCAAACTATGAAGGGCCGTTTGTGGTGAAGAAAGCATTCTCTGGTGgggcactaattctcacaaGGATGGATGGGGAGGAATTACCGTTACCGGTTAATTCTGATGTGGTCAAAAAGTTTTATGTATGA